In a single window of the Chondrocystis sp. NIES-4102 genome:
- a CDS encoding putative flavin-containing amine oxidase: MTQRRKFLNLLTMMLMSCYLTSAKESQGNIAKSSKKSIVIIGAGLAGLTAARQLQKQGHQIIIIEARERIGGRIWTSTKWQDIPLDLGASWIHGVQGNPLTDLAGLIQAQRLITSYDKTITYHTSGQPLSQTQANLLESLRQQVNKALKKAQNQDTDRSISQAIEPLRRKFDPSSEAYRFINFILSGEIEQEYSGSTSKLSAHWYDSAKEFGGDDALFVQGFKTITDYLASTLEIELGQIVKEIHWDKSPVKIITQKSEFIADHVIITLPLGVLQSQSVAFSPQLPDYKQNAIALLGMGVLNKCYLRFPDAFWATNVDWLEYISQKHGEWTEWVSFKRVANQPILLGFNAADRAKEIEAWSDQRIVASAMETLKLLYGRDIPNPIDYQITRWASEPFSLGSYSYNAVGATPKTRRDLAMPLGKLLFFAGEACSQDYFGTAHGAYLSGLRVAKEVLAI; the protein is encoded by the coding sequence ATGACACAGAGGCGCAAGTTTTTAAACTTATTAACTATGATGTTGATGAGTTGTTATCTTACTAGTGCTAAAGAGTCACAAGGGAATATAGCAAAATCCAGCAAAAAGAGCATTGTAATCATAGGTGCGGGGTTGGCGGGTCTTACTGCTGCACGCCAATTGCAAAAGCAGGGGCATCAAATTATTATTATTGAAGCTCGCGAGCGCATTGGTGGTCGTATCTGGACAAGTACCAAATGGCAAGATATACCCTTAGATTTGGGCGCAAGCTGGATACACGGCGTTCAAGGTAATCCTTTGACTGATTTAGCTGGCTTAATTCAAGCCCAAAGGCTGATTACTAGTTATGACAAAACTATAACTTATCATACCTCTGGGCAACCCCTCTCCCAAACACAGGCAAATCTTTTAGAGAGTTTAAGGCAGCAAGTAAATAAAGCTTTGAAAAAAGCACAGAATCAGGATACTGATCGATCAATCTCACAAGCAATTGAACCCTTGAGGAGGAAATTTGATCCCTCATCCGAGGCATACCGATTTATTAACTTTATATTAAGTGGCGAAATAGAACAAGAGTACTCAGGAAGTACAAGCAAGCTTTCCGCCCATTGGTATGACAGTGCTAAGGAATTTGGGGGTGATGATGCCTTATTTGTTCAAGGGTTTAAAACTATTACAGATTATTTAGCTAGCACCTTGGAGATTGAATTAGGTCAGATAGTTAAAGAAATACATTGGGATAAATCTCCCGTCAAGATAATTACACAAAAGTCAGAGTTTATCGCTGATCATGTGATTATAACCTTGCCATTGGGAGTTCTACAGTCTCAAAGTGTAGCTTTTTCTCCTCAATTACCAGATTATAAACAAAATGCGATCGCTCTTTTGGGGATGGGCGTATTAAATAAATGCTATCTGCGCTTCCCTGATGCTTTTTGGGCGACTAATGTTGATTGGCTAGAATATATCTCCCAGAAACATGGCGAATGGACAGAATGGGTTAGCTTTAAACGAGTGGCTAATCAACCTATATTACTAGGGTTTAATGCAGCAGATAGGGCAAAAGAGATAGAAGCCTGGTCGGATCAGCGAATTGTAGCTAGTGCTATGGAAACATTAAAGCTGCTTTATGGACGGGATATACCTAACCCTATCGATTATCAGATTACGCGCTGGGCAAGCGAGCCGTTCTCTTTAGGATCTTATTCCTATAATGCTGTGGGTGCAACACCTAAAACACGTCGGGATCTGGCTATGCCATTGGGAAAATTATTATTTTTTGCAGGGGAAGCCTGTAGTCAAGATTATTTTGGTACTGCTCATGGTGCATATTTATCTGGTTTGCGTGTTGCCAAGGAAGTTTTGGCAATATAA
- a CDS encoding coproporphyrinogen III oxidase, with the protein MSNQLSNQVINKSQNVPPKDSRQQAKQFVQKLQDDICAGLEQLDGKAKFLEDSWQREEGGGGRSRVIRDGRVFEQGGVNFSEVWGDTLPPAILIQRPEAAGHGFYATGTSMVLHPKNPYVPTVHLNYRYFEAGSVWWFGGGVDLTPYYPFAEDAVHFHKTIKQACDNHHPEYYPAFKRWCDEYFYLKHRQEARGIGGIFFDYQDSINPLYCGSDINSPAAEYSNKVGKITRSWSDLFAFIQSCGNSFLPAYVPIVERRQDTEYGSRERDFQLYRRGRYVEFNLVYDRGTIFGLQTNGRTESILMSLPPLVRWEYGYQPEAGTPEAQLTEVFLKPQDWINYQ; encoded by the coding sequence ATGAGTAACCAATTAAGCAATCAAGTTATAAACAAAAGCCAAAATGTACCACCCAAAGACTCCAGACAACAAGCCAAACAATTTGTACAAAAATTACAAGATGATATTTGCGCAGGTTTAGAACAACTTGATGGCAAAGCTAAATTTCTCGAAGACAGTTGGCAAAGAGAAGAAGGAGGCGGTGGAAGATCTCGTGTTATTAGAGATGGCAGAGTTTTTGAACAAGGCGGTGTCAACTTTTCAGAAGTATGGGGAGATACCTTACCACCTGCTATTTTAATACAACGTCCAGAGGCAGCAGGACATGGGTTTTATGCAACTGGAACATCAATGGTGTTACATCCCAAAAATCCCTACGTTCCTACAGTACATCTTAACTATCGATATTTTGAAGCTGGTTCAGTTTGGTGGTTTGGTGGTGGTGTAGATCTTACTCCCTACTATCCTTTTGCTGAAGATGCGGTACATTTCCACAAAACCATAAAACAAGCTTGCGATAATCATCATCCAGAATACTATCCTGCTTTTAAACGTTGGTGCGATGAATATTTTTATTTAAAACATCGTCAAGAAGCCAGAGGGATCGGCGGGATCTTCTTTGATTACCAAGATAGTATCAATCCATTATATTGTGGTTCTGATATTAACAGTCCTGCTGCGGAATACAGTAATAAAGTTGGTAAAATAACTCGTAGTTGGTCAGATTTATTTGCATTTATACAAAGTTGCGGTAATTCTTTTCTGCCTGCTTATGTGCCGATAGTTGAAAGAAGACAAGATACCGAATACGGATCAAGAGAAAGAGATTTTCAATTATATCGTCGTGGACGTTATGTAGAATTTAACTTAGTTTACGATCGCGGTACTATTTTTGGCTTGCAAACTAATGGACGTACTGAATCAATTTTAATGTCATTACCACCTTTGGTACGTTGGGAATATGGGTATCAACCCGAAGCAGGAACACCCGAAGCACAGTTAACCGAAGTATTTCTTAAGCCTCAAGATTGGATAAATTACCAGTAA
- a CDS encoding putative succinate dehydrogenase, cytochrome subunit, translated as MITNSDSQINFKDNRPKLIKFYTSPLGKKIITGITGLGLSVFVLFHMVGNLTLLTSSVAYNQLAHFINSLGILLYITEFSLLGLVIFHIAIAILITINNIQARPIGYSQLKSVGQPSKQSLSSRTMIITGSVLLGFLILHLASFKFGTYYSTVINGVQMRDLSRLVIEKFHTPVYTFGYTGVMVLLGLHLRHGIWSLWQSIGLLNDKYSSLLYAIALILAILITLGFIVLPLAIYFNLV; from the coding sequence ATGATCACAAATAGCGATAGCCAAATCAATTTTAAAGATAACCGCCCTAAACTAATTAAATTTTACACATCCCCCCTAGGAAAAAAAATAATTACAGGTATTACAGGGTTGGGGCTGTCTGTATTTGTTCTATTTCATATGGTGGGCAACTTAACCTTATTAACTAGTTCTGTCGCTTATAACCAACTGGCACATTTTATTAATAGCTTAGGAATTTTACTATATATAACAGAATTTAGTTTATTAGGATTAGTGATTTTTCACATAGCGATCGCTATTTTAATTACTATAAATAATATACAAGCAAGACCAATAGGTTATAGTCAACTTAAAAGTGTAGGACAACCTAGTAAACAATCATTAAGTTCTCGGACTATGATTATTACAGGGTCAGTATTATTAGGATTTTTAATCTTACATTTAGCATCCTTTAAATTTGGCACATACTATTCAACAGTAATTAACGGTGTCCAAATGCGAGATTTATCTCGTTTAGTGATAGAAAAGTTTCACACCCCAGTTTATACTTTTGGGTATACAGGAGTGATGGTACTATTAGGCTTACATTTACGTCATGGTATTTGGAGTCTTTGGCAGTCTATCGGGTTGCTTAATGACAAATATAGTTCTTTACTATATGCGATCGCGTTAATTTTAGCTATTTTAATTACTTTAGGATTTATAGTATTACCTTTAGCAATTTACTTTAATTTAGTTTAA
- a CDS encoding FAD dependent oxidoreductase, with product MQAYDVVIIGAGHNGLVCAAYLLKEGYSVLLLEKRSLPGGGATTEELMPKEAPGFQFNRCAIDHEFIHLGPVVEELELTKYGLEYLYCDPVTFCPHPDGKYFLAHKSVAKTCAEIARFNQRDAEKYGEFIDFWQRLTKGITPVFNAPPKSLLDIAGNYGLKNIQDLLSTLGGVDKTLDLIRTMLTSPEDSLNYWFDSEFLKAPLARLAAEFGAPPSQKTIGIGSMMMSMRHNPGMARPRGGTGALTQALMNLVNSKGGVVLCDQSVESLLFDNKGKVSGVRVRGGQEYRANKAVISNIDAQRLFLQMIPDTAAPELYERLKRRIVNNNETILKIDCALSEVPRFIHHNHQDEYLVGSVLIADSVHHVEESHAFPSMGRIPDHDPSIYFDVPTVLDPSMAPNGKHTLWIEFFAPYQIHGKEGTGLHGTGWTDELKNQVADRVIDKIADYAPNIKDAIIARHVESPAELGERLGAYKGNYYHMDMTLDQMICFRPLPEIANYKTPLEGLYLTGAGTHPGGSISGMPGRNCARVFINDEKPIVEKIKKVGENIKSTIDNIVKSD from the coding sequence ATGCAAGCCTACGATGTAGTAATTATTGGTGCAGGGCATAACGGCTTAGTCTGTGCAGCCTATCTGCTCAAAGAAGGTTATAGTGTTCTACTGCTAGAGAAGCGTTCGCTCCCTGGTGGAGGTGCAACAACCGAGGAACTAATGCCAAAGGAAGCTCCTGGGTTTCAATTCAATCGTTGCGCGATCGATCATGAGTTTATCCACCTAGGGCCGGTCGTCGAAGAGCTTGAATTAACTAAGTATGGCTTAGAATATCTCTATTGCGATCCTGTTACTTTTTGTCCTCATCCAGACGGTAAATATTTCCTAGCGCACAAATCAGTAGCCAAAACCTGCGCAGAAATTGCCCGCTTCAATCAAAGAGATGCAGAAAAATATGGAGAATTTATTGATTTTTGGCAAAGATTAACCAAAGGAATTACTCCTGTCTTTAATGCTCCTCCTAAATCCCTACTTGATATCGCTGGTAATTATGGATTAAAAAATATTCAAGATCTTTTATCCACTTTAGGTGGTGTTGATAAAACCTTGGATTTAATCCGCACCATGTTGACATCTCCTGAAGACAGTTTAAATTACTGGTTTGATTCAGAGTTTCTCAAAGCCCCACTAGCAAGATTAGCTGCTGAATTTGGCGCACCTCCTTCCCAAAAAACCATCGGCATCGGTTCAATGATGATGTCCATGCGTCATAATCCTGGTATGGCAAGACCTCGCGGTGGTACAGGAGCATTAACCCAAGCCTTAATGAATTTAGTCAACTCTAAAGGTGGCGTAGTTTTATGCGATCAATCCGTTGAATCATTGTTATTCGATAATAAAGGCAAAGTATCAGGAGTAAGAGTTAGAGGTGGACAGGAATATCGCGCCAATAAAGCGGTTATCTCTAATATCGATGCTCAACGGTTATTCTTACAAATGATTCCCGATACAGCAGCACCAGAATTATATGAGCGACTCAAACGCCGTATTGTTAACAACAACGAAACTATTCTGAAAATTGACTGTGCCTTATCTGAAGTACCACGTTTTATTCACCATAACCATCAAGACGAGTATTTAGTAGGTTCAGTTTTAATCGCCGACTCAGTACATCATGTTGAAGAATCCCATGCTTTCCCTTCTATGGGTAGAATACCTGATCATGATCCTTCCATCTACTTTGATGTACCCACAGTCTTAGATCCATCTATGGCACCTAATGGCAAACATACACTCTGGATCGAATTTTTCGCCCCCTATCAAATTCATGGTAAAGAAGGGACTGGGTTACATGGCACTGGTTGGACTGATGAACTTAAAAATCAAGTGGCTGATCGAGTGATCGATAAGATAGCTGATTATGCTCCAAATATCAAAGATGCAATTATTGCACGCCATGTTGAAAGCCCCGCAGAATTAGGGGAGCGTTTAGGTGCATATAAAGGTAACTACTATCACATGGATATGACTCTCGATCAAATGATCTGTTTCCGTCCTCTACCTGAAATTGCTAACTATAAAACTCCTCTAGAA
- a CDS encoding heme oxygenase, which yields MCSDLAIELREGTKQSHTLSENTAYMKCFLKGIVAKEPFRKLLANLYFVYSTLEAELLAHRDNPLVSLIYFPELNRTANLEEDLTFYYGDNWQQQIVPSPAGKAYVARIKDLGLSQPELLVAHSYVRYLGDLSGGQGLKSIVRSALDLPSNQGTRFYEFDALPSVGAIKEFKIKYRDALNSLPVTPELIEQIVAEANQVFTFNRDVMHDLEPEVKAAIGDRDFDLITLQDHPGSTESSRGNDPAQLTTAK from the coding sequence ATGTGTAGTGATCTAGCTATCGAGTTACGGGAAGGTACTAAACAGTCTCACACTTTGTCAGAAAACACCGCTTATATGAAGTGTTTTTTAAAAGGAATTGTGGCAAAAGAACCCTTTCGTAAATTATTAGCTAACCTCTATTTTGTCTATAGCACTCTAGAAGCAGAACTATTAGCCCATAGAGATAATCCGCTAGTTAGTTTAATATATTTTCCAGAACTTAATCGCACCGCCAATTTAGAAGAAGATTTAACCTTTTATTATGGCGATAATTGGCAACAACAGATTGTACCTTCACCAGCAGGTAAAGCTTACGTAGCTAGAATTAAAGACCTTGGCTTATCTCAACCTGAATTACTAGTAGCCCATTCCTATGTACGCTATTTAGGCGATCTTTCAGGGGGACAAGGATTAAAAAGTATTGTTCGTTCCGCTTTAGATTTACCATCAAATCAGGGTACAAGATTCTATGAATTCGATGCCTTGCCTTCAGTGGGTGCAATCAAAGAATTTAAAATAAAATATCGCGATGCCCTCAATTCCTTGCCAGTCACCCCCGAATTAATCGAGCAAATTGTAGCAGAAGCTAACCAAGTTTTTACTTTCAACCGTGATGTAATGCACGATCTAGAACCAGAAGTTAAAGCTGCTATTGGCGATCGCGATTTTGATTTGATTACCCTTCAAGATCATCCTGGCAGTACTGAATCTTCTCGAGGGAATGATCCTGCTCAATTGACTACTGCCAAATAA
- a CDS encoding magnesium-protoporphyrin IX monomethyl ester aerobic oxidative cyclase, giving the protein MSKTLTQPAIKKTTEETLLTPRFYTTDFEAVANMDISTQEEELKAMIAEMRADYNRDHFLRDDDFKQSWDHIDEKTRRVFVDFLERSCTSEFSGFLLFKELSRQLKDRNPILAEIFQLMARDEARHAGFLNKAMSDFNISLDLGYLTKNRTYTFFKPEWVIYAVYLSEKIGYWRYILMYRHLEQHPEYQFYPLFKKFESWCQDENRHGDIFKALLRSQKSMWQGWKGRLWARFFLLSVFATHTLTVHERADFYESVGLNAQEYDREVIKKTNETSARAFPIILDVDHPQFFKRLEHCADRNEELKAIEATNAPKIVKFCRKLPLIIATVWDLLVLYLIKPIDAEALRGTVR; this is encoded by the coding sequence ATGAGTAAGACGCTCACCCAACCTGCAATTAAAAAAACTACAGAAGAAACTTTGCTGACTCCTCGCTTTTACACCACAGATTTTGAGGCGGTGGCAAATATGGATATTTCAACTCAGGAAGAAGAATTAAAGGCAATGATTGCAGAGATGCGCGCAGATTATAATCGAGATCATTTCTTACGGGATGACGATTTTAAGCAATCATGGGATCATATAGACGAAAAAACCCGTCGTGTATTTGTTGACTTTTTAGAACGTTCTTGTACTTCAGAATTTTCTGGTTTTCTGCTATTTAAAGAATTATCTCGCCAACTTAAAGATCGTAACCCAATTTTGGCAGAAATATTTCAATTAATGGCAAGAGATGAAGCGCGTCATGCTGGCTTTCTAAATAAGGCGATGAGTGATTTCAATATTTCTCTAGATTTAGGATATCTGACAAAAAACCGTACCTATACTTTCTTTAAACCAGAGTGGGTAATTTATGCTGTTTATTTATCTGAAAAAATTGGTTACTGGCGTTATATTTTAATGTATCGTCATTTAGAGCAACATCCAGAATATCAGTTCTATCCTCTGTTTAAAAAGTTTGAAAGTTGGTGTCAGGATGAAAACCGTCATGGAGATATTTTTAAGGCATTATTGCGATCGCAAAAGTCTATGTGGCAAGGTTGGAAGGGTAGATTATGGGCGCGTTTCTTTTTATTATCGGTATTTGCTACCCATACATTAACTGTACATGAACGGGCTGATTTTTACGAATCTGTTGGCTTAAACGCTCAAGAATACGATCGCGAGGTAATTAAGAAAACTAACGAAACCTCAGCAAGAGCATTTCCTATTATTTTAGATGTAGATCATCCCCAATTTTTTAAACGTTTAGAACACTGTGCAGACAGGAATGAAGAATTAAAAGCTATAGAAGCAACAAATGCACCAAAAATAGTTAAGTTTTGCCGTAAATTGCCCTTGATTATTGCAACTGTTTGGGATTTATTAGTTCTGTATTTAATTAAACCTATTGATGCTGAGGCTTTACGGGGTACTGTGCGTTAG